A part of Nocardioides sp. WS12 genomic DNA contains:
- a CDS encoding FAD-dependent oxidoreductase, protein MTTRRVVVVGADAAGMSAAHQAIRANRARGEEIEVVALEMTQDTSYSACGLPYWVAGDVDDADELVARSPERHRELGIDLRLGATATELDVKDRKLTYRTSAGDTIRIGYDDLVIATGAAPVIPDWARTTEGAMVPGVRPLKDMTDGHAWLRTLNPTTSQAPAASPSPRRGIVVGGGYVGVEMAEAMHRRGWETTLITRTRVMSNLDPDMSARLETVIESAGVTVIGDTQVSELRTHPDGSVAAAVTDDGTVYPADAIVVAMGVRPATGFASLAGLPVGKTGGLLADESGRVAPGVWAAGDCCEVKHRVTGKWTFAPLGTHANKQGKTIGENLAGGEARFQGVLGTAITRFVAGDHHVEVARTGLSTAEAEEAGFTVASLVTEGRTASGYMPEASPIAVKVIADAYSRRLMGMQIIGGRAAGKRIDTAAASLWAGLSVDDLASMDLAYAPPFATVWEVVQLAARRLADRM, encoded by the coding sequence GTGACTACCCGACGGGTCGTCGTTGTCGGCGCCGACGCTGCAGGAATGAGCGCAGCCCATCAGGCGATCCGCGCGAACCGCGCTCGCGGCGAGGAAATCGAGGTCGTCGCCCTTGAGATGACCCAAGACACCTCGTACTCAGCATGCGGCCTGCCCTACTGGGTTGCCGGCGATGTTGACGATGCCGACGAACTGGTGGCCCGATCACCTGAACGCCATCGTGAACTGGGGATCGATCTCCGACTGGGAGCCACCGCTACGGAGCTCGATGTCAAGGATCGCAAACTGACCTACCGGACAAGTGCCGGTGACACGATCCGGATCGGTTACGACGACCTCGTCATCGCCACAGGGGCAGCACCTGTCATCCCCGACTGGGCACGCACAACCGAAGGGGCCATGGTCCCCGGGGTGCGTCCCCTCAAGGACATGACCGATGGACACGCTTGGCTCCGGACCCTCAACCCAACAACCTCCCAGGCTCCAGCCGCCAGCCCGTCCCCACGCCGCGGGATCGTTGTCGGTGGAGGGTACGTCGGAGTGGAGATGGCCGAGGCCATGCACCGGCGCGGATGGGAAACGACCCTCATCACACGTACTCGCGTCATGAGCAACCTTGACCCAGACATGAGCGCGCGACTTGAAACAGTCATTGAAAGCGCAGGCGTCACCGTCATCGGCGACACCCAAGTGAGTGAACTTCGGACCCATCCCGACGGCTCCGTGGCCGCAGCGGTCACTGACGACGGAACGGTGTACCCCGCCGATGCGATCGTCGTCGCGATGGGGGTTCGTCCGGCCACAGGGTTCGCCTCACTCGCAGGCCTTCCCGTTGGCAAGACAGGGGGTCTCCTTGCAGACGAATCCGGTCGGGTCGCGCCGGGAGTCTGGGCAGCAGGTGACTGTTGCGAGGTCAAGCACCGCGTGACCGGCAAATGGACGTTCGCTCCGCTCGGCACCCACGCGAACAAACAAGGGAAAACGATCGGCGAGAACCTCGCCGGCGGCGAAGCCCGGTTCCAGGGAGTCCTCGGGACCGCTATTACCAGATTCGTTGCAGGCGACCATCACGTCGAAGTCGCGAGAACCGGGCTGAGCACAGCCGAGGCAGAAGAGGCTGGCTTCACCGTGGCCTCACTGGTCACCGAAGGACGTACCGCCAGCGGATACATGCCCGAAGCCAGCCCGATCGCAGTGAAGGTCATCGCCGACGCGTACAGCCGACGACTCATGGGCATGCAGATCATCGGCGGACGAGCAGCTGGAAAGCGGATCGACACCGCGGCAGCCTCCCTTTGGGCCGGCCTCAGCGTCGACGACCTGGCAAGCATGGACCTGGCCTATGCCCCGCCGTTTGCCACAGTGTGGGAAGTCGTCCAGTTGGCCGCGCGACGTCTTGCCGATCGAATGTGA
- a CDS encoding SCP2 sterol-binding domain-containing protein, with protein MAVPFFSQAWCDQAMAACNASDAMYKGFKDPATFTNRMAFGVAGRDDLVTHLEWKEAKIVHWSPAEFPESDLWLIINGEIPTWQKSASGQVEGGKLLMAGKVKFAKGPMSAAIENAAAFNAFLLSWGQVDTNWDV; from the coding sequence ATGGCTGTTCCGTTCTTCTCGCAGGCCTGGTGCGACCAGGCCATGGCCGCATGCAACGCCAGCGACGCGATGTACAAGGGGTTCAAGGACCCCGCGACGTTCACCAACCGGATGGCCTTTGGCGTTGCCGGTCGCGACGACCTCGTCACGCACCTCGAATGGAAGGAAGCCAAGATCGTCCACTGGTCCCCGGCCGAGTTCCCGGAGAGCGACCTCTGGCTGATCATCAACGGTGAGATCCCGACCTGGCAGAAGTCGGCCTCGGGTCAGGTCGAGGGCGGCAAGCTCCTCATGGCCGGCAAGGTGAAGTTCGCCAAGGGCCCGATGTCGGCCGCCATCGAAAACGCTGCGGCCTTCAACGCCTTCCTTCTCTCCTGGGGTCAGGTCGACACCAACTGGGACGTCTGA